GCGACAAGGACGTGCGCGCTCCGCAGGGACATGCGGTTTGGTTTCATGTGTTGTGCTTGGTTGTGGCCGGATCGGGGCTGAAACGCTTCCGGCGGCGCGCACGACACTTGACCGGGCCGCCCGACACAACGGGACCGCGTCGGAGCGCGACCAACGTCTCGTGGGACGCCAAAAAAGCCGCCCGAGTCTCAGGCGGCTGCGACCAGTCGCACGCGCGGGCGCGCTAAAGCGACGCGCGGAGCGCCGGCATGTAGGTGCGGCTGACCTTGAGCTTCGTGCCGTCGTTCAGCTCGACCTGATATTCGCCGTATTGAGTCGGCGTGACTTTGCGCACGTGGGCGAGATTGACCGCCGTCGAGCGGTGAATGCGCACGAAGTTCCGCGGCTCGAGTTTCTCCATCAGATGCAGCATCGTCATGCGCACGAGGCGGGATTTGTCGTTCAGGTGAATCTTCACGTAGTCGCCCACGGTCTCCACCCAGCGAATGTCCGCCGGCGCGCACACGTGGATCTCGCCATCGGAGCGGAAAAGCAGGCGGCCGTCGCGGTCGGTGTCGCCGTCGGCCGGCGACGACGCCGGTCTCGCGGCGGCGAGCGGCGCGGGCGCGACACCGGTCGCGGCGCGGAGCTTCTGGATTTGCTGCATGATGCCGTCGATATGCTCCCAGATCTTCTGGTGTTCGCCGCCGCGGACGACCGCCTTGGCGCGCTGCAACGTGTCGGCGAGCCGCTTGCGCGTGAAGGGTTTTGAAACGTAGTCCACGGCGCCGACGTCGAACGCGCGCAACGCATACTCGCCGTAGGCGGTGACGAACACGACATGCGGACGCGGGCCGGCATCGAGCTCCTTCAGCACGTCGAAGCCGGTGAGCCCGGGCATTTGCACATCCAGAAACAACAGGTCGGGGGCGCACTCGCGGACCGCACGGAGCGCCTGGTCGCCATCGGAGCAGCAGGCCACTACTTCGATTTCCTGATCGGCCCGGAGCAAGCGTGCGAGATCCTCGCGCGCGAGCGGCTCGTCGTCGACGATGACAGTCTTGATTCGGTTCATGGTGGGGCGGAGTGGAAGGGCAAGGCGATGTCGGCGACGACGCCGCCCGGAACGTTCGCGAGCGTGAGCCGCGCGGAGCCATCGAACAGCATGGTGAGACGCGCGCGGGTGTTGCGCAGCCCGATGCCGCCGCTACCGTCCGAGGGCGCGGCGGCGGGGAGCGACGGGCCCTCGTTGAACAGCTCGAGGCGCAACTGCCCGCCGTCCCGCCAGACGCGGAGCCGCATGATCCGCGCGCTGACCTGCCGCGAGAAGCCGTGCTTCATCGCGTTTTCCACGAGTGGTTGCAGCAGCAAGCTCGGCAAAAGCGCGTGGCGACACGCGGGCTCGATCTCGAAGCTGACCTGGAGCCGATCCTGAAAACGGATTCGCTCGATCGCGAAGTAGTGTTCGAGAAACTCGAGTTCGCGCTCGAGCGTGACCAATTGGTCCTGTTTGTGGTCGAGCGCGCGACGCAGCAGCTCGGCGAGTTGCGCGAGTGCGTCCTCGGCGGCCACGGTGTCGCCGCGGCGAATGAGCGCCGTGACGGAGTTGAGGGCGTTGAAGAGGAAGTGCGGATGGAGCTGCATCTTCAGCGCGTCGAGATTCGCCCGGAGGAGACGCGCCTCGAGCTCGGCCTTGGCGACCTTGAGGTCGGCCGCCTCGCGCTGTCCCGCGCGCCATCCGAGGTAGAATTCCACGGCGTAGGCGGGCACCACGATCGCGCTGTAAATCAGCGCGGGCGGCAGCAGTTCGGAAGCGCTCCAGAAATCCTGGGCGACGACGCCGAAGTAAGACCAAGGCAGGCTGTTCGCGACCAGCCCGAGACTCACCGACAATGCGAACTGGCCCACGCCGGCCAGCAGCGCCGCGACGAGATGAGCGGGAAGAATCTGCCACCACGCCATGCGGTCGAACGCCAGCACGCGGCGCAGCGCGAGGACGCCGGGAAGCAGGAGCCACCACAGTCCCCAATTGCCGTAGCGATACAGCCAAGTCGCGCGGAAGCTCGCTTCCGCGCCAGCCGCCAAGTGGACCTGCCAGACATCGAAGGCGACGGCGCCGACGCCGAACAGAGCAAGGCTCCACCAAACCGTGTTCAGGCTTCGCACCCACGACGACGATGGGCGAGGAACGTTCGGGTTCATGGTGTGCGCGCCAGAGGTTTCAGGTCGAGAGCGGCAAACGGATGCACGCCCGAGACATCAGCTTTCCAGCCCTCGACGCGCGGACCGATCACGAACGAGCGACGATATCCCACGACCGGCGTGCACGGCATGTCAGCGAGCAGCTCTTGCTCGACAGCACGCATCGCCGCTCGCCGCTCCTCGCCTTGCCGCTCAAGCGCCTGCTCGACCTGACGTTGTTGCCCGGTCGTGAGGTGCAGTCGATAAGCACGCGGCAACGAATCCAGCGGCGCCGCGGCGAACAGCGACGATTCGCCGCGGTCGAGAGTCCAGTAGTAGTGCATGATATCGAACTCGCCGCGCGCGAGCCGCGCGGTGATCTCACCGACGGAAAGCGGGATGACGTAGACCGTGATGCCGAGGCGAGCGCGCCACTGGTCCGCACAATGAAAGGCGATGGGATTCGGTTGGCGCGAGCGCACCAACGGCAGTTTCAACACCGGCAGACCGCGGCCGTCCGGATACCCGGCTTCGGCCAGCAATCGTTTCGCCTCGGCAAGGTCCTCCACGATCGTGCGCTCCGGCGATTCGTCCGCCCGGATCGGCATGCAGGAAAAAATGGCCGCGCCGCTATCGCCCGCCAGCGAACGAGCGAGCGCTTCGCGATCCAACGCCAGCGAGAGTGCGCGGCGCACGCGCGGATCGTTCAGCGGCCGTCGCTCGACGTTGAAGTGCAGGAGCGAGACCGCGTTGGTTCTTTCCGTGAACACCGACGGCATTCCCGCGCGCTGCATGAGCACGGCGTCGCCGAGATCGGCTCCACCGGACGCCACGATCGGCGAGAAATAGCTCGGCCCGTCAGCGCGCGACAGATGCACGCGCTCGAGACGGACGCCTGCCGCCGCACGATAGCGGGGATTGCGTTCGAGCGCCCAAGTGTCGACGCCAGCCTCGGCCAGGCGGAACGCACCGTTGGTCACCAACTCGGTCGGAGCGCGACGGTAACTCTCCGAGGCGATCTGGTCGGGGCTCGAGCGATGGAGCGGAATCCACGCGGCCCCCGCGATCGCGAAGACGATTCCCGGCACGGGCTGCGGCAGCGAAAGCACGAGCGTGTGCACGTCCGGCGCGCTCACGATGTCCGTCACCTTCGCCAACGAGCCCTCGGCCCGCGATGGCTGAAGCTGCTGCGTCAGCGGGTGCGGGTAGCCGGTCTCCTCCATCCATCGCAACGTGCGCAGGAAATCTTCGGCGGTCACGACGTCGCCGTTGCTCCAAACCATTCCGGACCGGAGGTGCAGCACGACGCGCCGTCCGTCCGGAGAAACTTCCCACGCTTCGGCAGCCGCCGGTCGGATCTGGCCGTCGTCCCCCACTCCGAGCAATGGATCCCACAGCGCATCGATGATCCGCTGGCCAAGCGCCGCTCCATCGCGCCTCACGCGCGGATCGATCGAGAGCCGGGAAGCCGCGTGCACGACTCGCAGCTCGCCGGGTCGCGCCGCGGGTGGCGGCCGGTGCCACGCCACCAATCCGGTCGCCACCGCGCCGAGCAGCAGGACGAGAAGCGTCGACAGCGCGATTTTCATGGAGTGACGAACGGTGGCAGCATGCGGGAAGGCCCTTGGTTTGCCAGCGGAACCCCGCGGTGCAACGGCGCCTCGACCAGCGCGCCCGGATGCCACCCGGAGCACCGTGAAAACGCGACGGACTGCGGATAGGTGCGACGAATCGCAGGCACGGCTGGCCGCGCCGGCCGGCGCCGGCAGCGGAGAATTCACGCGCCGGCGGCGTGGCCGGTCGCAGCGGAAGTCGCAGCCTCGCGTGCGGCGACGAAAAAAAGACGGCTCCGCGCGAGCGCGGAGCCGTCGGGGGAACCGGGGGAATTCCCCCGGGAATCAGAATTGCTTGCGGAGCTGCAGATACACGAAGCGCCCAACGTTGTTGTGCGTGCGTGTATCGTAGCTGTCGTTGAACGCGCCCGCGGCGAACGGCGCGAGCTTGTCGAAGACGTTCGTGGCACCGAGCGTGACGGTCAGGTCCTTGAGGAACAGGTTCTCGCTCTCGAAGGCGTAGCTGGTCTGGAGGTCGACAGTCTCCCACGCAGAGATGGTGCGGATGCCGCCAATCTTGGGTTGGGAAACGTCGGCGAGGAACGCGGCGAAGGCCGGATCGGACTTCGGCGTGCCGGCTTTGTAGAACGCGAGCATCTTCGGGGAGAGAACGAACAGCGGGTCGTCCTGATACGAACCGATGTAGTTGAACGTGACGTTGGAGGTCCACTGCTTCCACTGCCAGTTCACGCCGAAGTTGCCTTTCCACTTCGGAATCGAGCCGGGCGAAATCGGATCGCCGACGGTGCTGACGAATTTGCCGAGGTAGCTCTCGCTCGGGAGGCCGGGACCGGCGTTTTGGTCGAACTTGACCATCTGGTTCGCCGCGGCGGTGAATTTGAAGCGGCCCCAGTCCTGCGTGTTGTAGGCGTAGGTGACCGTGTATTCCAAGCCCTGCACTTTGCGGGAGCCGATGTTGAGGAAGTCCGAGAGGACGGCGCCGCGGATGCCCGGCGTGGCGGCGAAGCTGCCGTTGCTGTTGAGGCGACCGTTGGCGCTGCGGCGGATGAGGCTGGCGAAGGGCGCGTTCGGGTTGATCGTGGCGGCGTTGCCGGGGACGAAGCCGGAACCTTGACCGGCCGCGTTGGCGGCGAGGATGGCCTTGGCGTTGTTGGCCACGATGCCGGAGACGTCGATCGCGTAGAAGTCCACCGAGAAGCTGAGGTTCTTCACGAGGCCCTTCGGCGTGCCGACGAGGCCGAGCGAGACGGCCTTGGATTCGGTGGGCTTCAGATCTGAGTTCGGGCGAATGACGATGGTGGTCTGCGCCGTGTAGGGGAAGCCGAGCGGGTCCACCAACGTGGGATTACTTTGGCCGGCGCTGCCGAAAACGGAACCGGCACCGGGAGCGATGAAGCCCTTGCTCCAGCTGGCGCGCACGAGATAGTCCTTCGTCGGGGCCCAATGGACGTTCACGCTCGGGTTGGTCTTCTTGAAGGTGCGGCTCGACACACCGTCACCGATTTTCTGCGACTCATTGCGCGCGGTGGCGCCGATCGTGAGGCTGTTGACGAAGGCGATATTCTGCGCCTCGCCGATGACCGGAACCTTCAGCTCGGCGAAGAGTGAGCGGCTCTCCGACTGGGTGAAGGAATCCTCGTTGGAGTTCAGGCCGAGCACGCTACCGGAGGCGTAGAGATCGTCGGCGTCGCTGTAGTTCTTGTTCCGGTAGGTTTCGTAACCGGAGGCGAAGCCGAGGTCGCCGGCGGGCAATTCGATGACCGAGCCGGAGACGCGGAAATCGTAGAAGCGATTCCGGATCGGCGACATGATGCGCGCCTTGATCTCGGAGGCCTTGAGGGCCTTGGCGTTGTCCCACGTATAGGTGGTGCCGCCGATGGTGGCGGAACCCTTGGAGAAGGCGGGCGCGAAGGGATTGAAGCGGCCGGCCGAAACTTCGGCGTCCAGCAGCGGGAGCGAGGGCACGCCGGCGTCGAGCTGTTCGTAGTCCTCGCGCTCGATCGTCATGGCCGCTTCCCAGCGCCACTTGTCGTTGATCTGGCCGCGAAGGCCCGCGATCCAGCGGTAGTCGGTGTAGGTCTGCTCGTTGGTGCGGTTGCCGAGCTCGATGGAGCGATAGCGGAAGAAATCGCCGTTCGCGGGATTGAGGATGCCCTGATTATAGGGGCCGAACGACGTCAGGCTGCCGACGGCGGGACCGGCGGGATCCTCATCGAGCGCGAAGGGCGCAGGCGCGAGACCGTTCAGCGTTTTGAGGCGCGAGTAGAGGAAATTGCCGAAGAGCGTGAGCTTGTCGCCCGCGATGGCGTGCTCGAAATTGACCATGAAGGAATTGCGGTCCTGGCCGGGCGCGGAGGGCGAATACTGGCGGAAGTTGAACAGTTGGTTCGAGCTGAAGCCATTCGTGTCCATGTCGATGTAGTCCGCGGCAGTCGGCGTCGCGTTGGCCGGGAAATTCGGGCGGAGAATCTTCGGCGCGCCGCTGAGGGAGATGACTCCCGGATAGGTCGGTGAACCGCCATTGGTGCCGCCGAGCGGACGGTTGTCGGAGGCGGCGCTGTTCGGGCGCTCTGACGCGTAGATCGTGCGGTTGTGGAACATCGAGCCGGTGACGACCACCGAAGTCTTGTCGTTCGAGACGCCGGTGGCGAAGGAGACTTGATAGGTCTCGCGGCCACCCGGAGAGCGCGTGGCGCCGCCGACGGACACGTCCAGCGTCGAACCGTTGTAGCTCTTCTTGAGGATCACGTTCACGGCGCCACCGATAGCGGAGGAACCGTAGATGACGCCCGCACCGTCGCGGAGCACTTCGATGCGCTCAACCGCCTCGATGGGGAGCAGCTGGATGTTCGAGAATTGAAGGGTCACGCGGCCGTTGATGAGCACGAGCGTCTGACCCGCACCGAGGCCGCGCAGGCTGACCGAGGTCGCGCCGCTGCCGCCGTTGGAGTCGTTCTCCGTCGGGCCGGGATTGCCGATGAATGACGGAAGACTGCGCAGCGCCTGGATGGGCGTGAACGCGCCGGTCGCGCGGATTTCGTTTTCCGTAAAGACCGCAACCGGGCCGACCGGCTCGGCGCTGGCTTGAGGAATGAACGAACCGGTCACCACGAACTTATCGAGCTTCAGCGGTTGCTCGTCTTTCTTTTCAGGAGCGGCAGTGTTCGTCTGAGCGAGCGCCAGCACGGGACTCGCCAGCAATGCGAGCACGCGC
This portion of the Opitutia bacterium genome encodes:
- a CDS encoding response regulator transcription factor, with protein sequence MNRIKTVIVDDEPLAREDLARLLRADQEIEVVACCSDGDQALRAVRECAPDLLFLDVQMPGLTGFDVLKELDAGPRPHVVFVTAYGEYALRAFDVGAVDYVSKPFTRKRLADTLQRAKAVVRGGEHQKIWEHIDGIMQQIQKLRAATGVAPAPLAAARPASSPADGDTDRDGRLLFRSDGEIHVCAPADIRWVETVGDYVKIHLNDKSRLVRMTMLHLMEKLEPRNFVRIHRSTAVNLAHVRKVTPTQYGEYQVELNDGTKLKVSRTYMPALRASL
- a CDS encoding histidine kinase, which gives rise to MNPNVPRPSSSWVRSLNTVWWSLALFGVGAVAFDVWQVHLAAGAEASFRATWLYRYGNWGLWWLLLPGVLALRRVLAFDRMAWWQILPAHLVAALLAGVGQFALSVSLGLVANSLPWSYFGVVAQDFWSASELLPPALIYSAIVVPAYAVEFYLGWRAGQREAADLKVAKAELEARLLRANLDALKMQLHPHFLFNALNSVTALIRRGDTVAAEDALAQLAELLRRALDHKQDQLVTLERELEFLEHYFAIERIRFQDRLQVSFEIEPACRHALLPSLLLQPLVENAMKHGFSRQVSARIMRLRVWRDGGQLRLELFNEGPSLPAAAPSDGSGGIGLRNTRARLTMLFDGSARLTLANVPGGVVADIALPFHSAPP
- a CDS encoding TonB-dependent receptor — its product is MKSHPCNPHAARARILALRVLALLASPVLALAQTNTAAPEKKDEQPLKLDKFVVTGSFIPQASAEPVGPVAVFTENEIRATGAFTPIQALRSLPSFIGNPGPTENDSNGGSGATSVSLRGLGAGQTLVLINGRVTLQFSNIQLLPIEAVERIEVLRDGAGVIYGSSAIGGAVNVILKKSYNGSTLDVSVGGATRSPGGRETYQVSFATGVSNDKTSVVVTGSMFHNRTIYASERPNSAASDNRPLGGTNGGSPTYPGVISLSGAPKILRPNFPANATPTAADYIDMDTNGFSSNQLFNFRQYSPSAPGQDRNSFMVNFEHAIAGDKLTLFGNFLYSRLKTLNGLAPAPFALDEDPAGPAVGSLTSFGPYNQGILNPANGDFFRYRSIELGNRTNEQTYTDYRWIAGLRGQINDKWRWEAAMTIEREDYEQLDAGVPSLPLLDAEVSAGRFNPFAPAFSKGSATIGGTTYTWDNAKALKASEIKARIMSPIRNRFYDFRVSGSVIELPAGDLGFASGYETYRNKNYSDADDLYASGSVLGLNSNEDSFTQSESRSLFAELKVPVIGEAQNIAFVNSLTIGATARNESQKIGDGVSSRTFKKTNPSVNVHWAPTKDYLVRASWSKGFIAPGAGSVFGSAGQSNPTLVDPLGFPYTAQTTIVIRPNSDLKPTESKAVSLGLVGTPKGLVKNLSFSVDFYAIDVSGIVANNAKAILAANAAGQGSGFVPGNAATINPNAPFASLIRRSANGRLNSNGSFAATPGIRGAVLSDFLNIGSRKVQGLEYTVTYAYNTQDWGRFKFTAAANQMVKFDQNAGPGLPSESYLGKFVSTVGDPISPGSIPKWKGNFGVNWQWKQWTSNVTFNYIGSYQDDPLFVLSPKMLAFYKAGTPKSDPAFAAFLADVSQPKIGGIRTISAWETVDLQTSYAFESENLFLKDLTVTLGATNVFDKLAPFAAGAFNDSYDTRTHNNVGRFVYLQLRKQF